The Bacillus sp. FJAT-27916 genomic interval GGTACCAGCCAGAGCTTGCTTACTTTGAATGCTTGCATGAACTGAAATTAATCGTTGACCTGATGTATGAAGGCGGAATGGCGGGCATGCGCTACTCCATTTCTGATACGGCTCAATGGGGAGATTTCGTATCCGGTCCGCGTGTTGTCGGTCTTCAAGTAAAGGAAGAAATGAAACAGGTATTAAAGGAAATCCAAAACGGAACATTTGCCAAAGGCTGGCTGGTTGAAAATCAGGTGAACAGACCGGTCTTTAATGCAACGCAGGCACAGGAGAATGAGCATCCGATTGAACAAGTGGGCAGGGAGCTGCGTCAAATGATGCCGTTTATCAATGAGCAGCAAAAGAAGCAAAAGGAAGTGGTGACTAGTGCGAAAAATTGAGATATTTGATACCACATTAAGGGATGGCGAGCAGTCCGCCGGCGTAACCTTGACGAGTACGGAAAAAATCGAGATTGCGAGACAATTAGAGAAGCTGGGTGTCGATATTATTGAAGCCGGCTTCCCGGCGGCTTCTCAAGGGGATTTTGAATCCGTTAAGCAAATCGCGGAGATGGTGAAGAATTCAACCGTAACCGCACTGGCCCGCTCAGCACAATCGGATATTGATGCGGCTTGGCAGGCATTAAAAAATACAGCGAATCCACGTATTCATGTGTTCTTGGCAACATCGCCGATTCACCGCCATTATAAATTGAAGATGACAGAGGATGAGGTCGTTGAGGCGGCGGTTGCTTCTATTAAATATGCAAAACAGTTCTTCCCGGTTGTTCAGTGGTCAGCAGAGGATGCTTGCCGGACAGAGCTTCCCTTTCTCGCTAGAATTGTAGAGGAAGCAATTAAGGCAGGAGCGGAAATTATTAATATTCCAGATACGGTCGGCTATATCACGCCGCGTGAATACACAGAGGTGTTTAAATACTTACAGAATCATGTTCCATCCATTGGGGGTGTGAAGCTGTCAGCACATTGTCATGATGATCTAGGTCTTGCAACTGCTAATTCTATGGCTGCCATTCTTGCCGGTGTAACACAAATTGAAGGAACAATCAACGGAATTGGCGAGCGTGCCGGCAATACGGCATTAGAAGAGGTAGCCCTTGGTCTTTATACAAGGAAGGATTTCTACCAAGCAGAATCAAGGATGGTGTTAGGTGAAATAAAAAGGACGAGTGAACTTGTGAGTAAATTGACTGGCATGGTTATCCCGCCAAACAAGGCGGTAGTCGGAAAGAATGCCTTCGCTCATGAATCTGGTATCCACCAAGACGGCGTGTTGAAGGAAAAAACCACCTACGAGATCATTGAGCCGGAGACAGTTGGATTAAGCTCTAATGCCATGGTCCTTGGCAAGCATTCCGGTCGTCATGCCTTCCGCACGAAAATCCAAGAGCTTGGATTTACAGTATCAGATGAGGAAATGAACCAATTATTCAAGGTATTTAAGAATCTTGCAGATAGCAAGAAAGAGATGACGGATGAGGATATTGTTGCCTTGGTTCTTGAAGAGAAGGTGACGAAGGAGGGCGGCTATTATGATTTGGTCTCCATCCAAGTCCAATATGGAACCAATCAGATTCCGACGGCAACGGTGACATTGTCAGGAATGGTTAATGAAAAGATTCAGGAAGCGGGAACTGGTGCGGGAAGTATCGAAGCCTTGTATAACACGCTTGAACGCTGCATCAATAAGCCTGTTACGTTAAAGGATTACCGAATCCAATCCGTTGGTGCAGGAAGGGATGCGCTGGCCCAGGTATTTGTTAAGGTGATGTATGAAGGAGTGGAAACAAGCGGGCGGGGATTGGCCCAGGACGTTTTAGAGGCATCTGCCAAAGCCTACCTAAATGCGATAAACCGAGCCATCATGACAGAGGAAAGAACATCCATTGCTTTGATGAACTAAATCTTAGAAGGAGGATTTCGAAATGAAAAAGAACATTGCTGTATTACCAGGCGACGGCATCGGGCCGGAAGTAGCAAAGGGAGCGGTCGAAATCCTCAGGGCTATCGGGGAACGCTTCGGGCATGAATTCACCTTTCAATATGGAATGATTGGGGGAGCGGCTATTGATTATGCAGGCACTCCGCTTCCAAATGATACGCTGGCCCTTTGCAGGCAAAGCGATGCCATTATGCTCGGAGCAGTCGGAGGACCGAAGTGGGATCAGAATCCGCCGATGCAAAGGCCAGAGCAGGGCCTGCTGAAGATTCGCAAGGAATTGAATCTGTATGCGAATATGCGTCCAATCAACTATTATGCCAGTTTAATAGAATCTTCCCCGTTAAAGAAGGAAATCATCGAAGAGACAGATTTTCTGATTGTAAGAGAATTGACAGGAGGCCTTTATTTCGGAAAGCCGAGTGAGAGGACATACCGCGATGGGATGGAAGCGGCTGTTGATACCCTTTATTACGAACGAAGTGAAGTGAAACGAATCATGAAGCTTGCCTTTGAGCTTGCCTCCTCCCGAAGCCTTAAGGTTACATCAGTTGATAAAGCGAATGTTCTTGAATCGAGCCGTATGTGGCGGGAGGTTGCGGAAGAAGTAGCTAAGGATTATCCTCATGTAACCTTAGAGCATATGCTTGTCGATAATGCGGCCATGCAGCTCATTAAGAATCCGAGACAATTTGACACGATTGTAACGGAAAATATGTTTGGCGATATTTTGAGTGATGAAGCAAGTGTACTTACTGGGTCGCTTGGTATGCTGCCTTCAGCCAGCCTTTCTGAAAGCGGACTTCATTTATACGAACCAATCCATGGTTCGGCGCCTGATATAGCCGGTCAGGATAAAGCGAACCCGATTGCGATGATTCTCTCCAGTGCCTCCATGCTGCGTCATTCCTTTGGATGGGAGGAGGAAGCAAGGGCGGTGGAGCAGGCGGTCAAGAATATTCTGGATTCAGGTAAGCGGACCGCCGATCTATCAGGTACCGGCAAGCCATATTCTACGTCCAAGATGGTAGAAGCGATTAAAGAAGATATCCTGCAGAAGGATGCCATTTTTCACATTATGGATGCTTATGCATAAGAACGAATAAATGAAATTTCAATGAGGAGGGATTATAGATGGGTAAATCGATTATTGATAAGATCTGGGAGAAGCATATTGTTCGCAAAGAGGAGGGCAAGCCGGATTTATTATACATCGATCTGCATCTCGTGCATGAAGTGACCTCTCCTCAGGCGTTTGAAGGATTAAGACTGAAAGGAAGAAAGGTTCGTCGTCCGGATTTGACCTTTGCGACGATGGATCATAATGTTCCGACCATTAATCGTTTCGTCATTACTGATGATATTGCAAAAAAACAAATGAGCGCCCTTGAGCGCAATTGCAGTGAATTTGGGGTGCCGCTGGCCGGCCTTGATAGTGAAGACCAGGGGATTGTCCATGTTATCGGGCCAGATCTTGGTTTGACTTGGCCGGGTAAGACAATTGTCTGCGGGGACAGCCATACTTCTACGCACGGTGCCTTTGGAGCCTTGGCTTTCGGAATCGGCACAAGTGAGGTAGAGCATGTTTTGGCAACACAGACTATTTGGCAAAATAAGCCGAAAACGATGAAGATTGAAATAAACGGGAAATTAAAGCCGGGAGTAACCGCTAAGGATGTTATCCTCTATATTATTTCACAAAACGGTGTTCATTTCGGTGCTGGACATATTTTGGAATATGCAGGAGAGGTTGTCCGGCAAATGTCCATGGAAGAGCGCATGACAATCTGTAATATGACGATTGAAGGAGGCGCACGCGCTGGATTGGTCAGTCCGGATGAAACAACCTTTTCTTATATGAAGGGACGCAAATATGCGCCAAAGCCGGATGAGTTCGAGCGTTACAGTAAGGAGTGGGAAAAGCTCATCAGTGATGAAGACGCGGCATATGACAAGGTCATTGAAATAAACGGTGAGGACATTTCTCCAATGGTTAGCTGGGGAACCAACCCAGGGATGTGCAGTCCGGTTGATGGCCGTGTACCTGTTGCTTCCGACCTTGACGAGTCTGCCGCACGTTCCTTGAGGCGTGCGCTTGAATATATGGGCCTTCAAGAGGGACAGGGAATAAAGGAGATTCCGGTACAGCATGTCTTCATTGGATCCTGTACGAATTCGCGTATGGAG includes:
- a CDS encoding 2-isopropylmalate synthase, whose product is MRKIEIFDTTLRDGEQSAGVTLTSTEKIEIARQLEKLGVDIIEAGFPAASQGDFESVKQIAEMVKNSTVTALARSAQSDIDAAWQALKNTANPRIHVFLATSPIHRHYKLKMTEDEVVEAAVASIKYAKQFFPVVQWSAEDACRTELPFLARIVEEAIKAGAEIINIPDTVGYITPREYTEVFKYLQNHVPSIGGVKLSAHCHDDLGLATANSMAAILAGVTQIEGTINGIGERAGNTALEEVALGLYTRKDFYQAESRMVLGEIKRTSELVSKLTGMVIPPNKAVVGKNAFAHESGIHQDGVLKEKTTYEIIEPETVGLSSNAMVLGKHSGRHAFRTKIQELGFTVSDEEMNQLFKVFKNLADSKKEMTDEDIVALVLEEKVTKEGGYYDLVSIQVQYGTNQIPTATVTLSGMVNEKIQEAGTGAGSIEALYNTLERCINKPVTLKDYRIQSVGAGRDALAQVFVKVMYEGVETSGRGLAQDVLEASAKAYLNAINRAIMTEERTSIALMN
- the leuB gene encoding 3-isopropylmalate dehydrogenase; translation: MKKNIAVLPGDGIGPEVAKGAVEILRAIGERFGHEFTFQYGMIGGAAIDYAGTPLPNDTLALCRQSDAIMLGAVGGPKWDQNPPMQRPEQGLLKIRKELNLYANMRPINYYASLIESSPLKKEIIEETDFLIVRELTGGLYFGKPSERTYRDGMEAAVDTLYYERSEVKRIMKLAFELASSRSLKVTSVDKANVLESSRMWREVAEEVAKDYPHVTLEHMLVDNAAMQLIKNPRQFDTIVTENMFGDILSDEASVLTGSLGMLPSASLSESGLHLYEPIHGSAPDIAGQDKANPIAMILSSASMLRHSFGWEEEARAVEQAVKNILDSGKRTADLSGTGKPYSTSKMVEAIKEDILQKDAIFHIMDAYA
- the leuC gene encoding 3-isopropylmalate dehydratase large subunit yields the protein MGKSIIDKIWEKHIVRKEEGKPDLLYIDLHLVHEVTSPQAFEGLRLKGRKVRRPDLTFATMDHNVPTINRFVITDDIAKKQMSALERNCSEFGVPLAGLDSEDQGIVHVIGPDLGLTWPGKTIVCGDSHTSTHGAFGALAFGIGTSEVEHVLATQTIWQNKPKTMKIEINGKLKPGVTAKDVILYIISQNGVHFGAGHILEYAGEVVRQMSMEERMTICNMTIEGGARAGLVSPDETTFSYMKGRKYAPKPDEFERYSKEWEKLISDEDAAYDKVIEINGEDISPMVSWGTNPGMCSPVDGRVPVASDLDESAARSLRRALEYMGLQEGQGIKEIPVQHVFIGSCTNSRMEDLREAAEILRGKRVAEGVRALVVPGSQRVKRKAEEEGIDTIFKEAGFEWREAGCSMCLSMNPDVVPPGEHCASTSNRNFEGRQGSGARTHLVSPKMAAAAALYGRFVDVRELESIISEGSVN